The window ACCGAATTGATGTCAATTCCGGATAAAAACAGATGATTTAAATTGCCGATAAAAAGAGAGTTGCTCTCTCCAAAGGCCAGCGAATACCCCCAGGCTACCCAGACCACAGATGTAAGACAGTAGGCCACAAGTATCATGGCAATAGTGTTCAACAAATTTTTGTACCGAGACAAACCGCCATAGAACAGAGCCAGGCCGGCCGGCGTCATCATCATGACAAGGGCCGTGGACATGGTTACCCATGCAGTGTCTCCGGTATCAATAGTACCTTCTCCGGCCAGGGCCGGGCATACGGTCAACAGGATCAAGCCAATAGTAAGTACACATTGTCTGAGCATCATTTCTTCCTCTTCTCGTGTTAATAACGGCAACAGTGAATCTGCAAAAAAAATTTAATTTTTTGCAGATTCATATTCATAAACAAATTGTGTTTTACGAACAGCAAATACTATACCATGACATACTGGACGAGATGTAAAGTGTAATCAATACACTGAATTTGAAGCTAAAAAATAGCTTAAACCCTTGCCCAAAATTATCTCATGAAGTATATTATTTTTTTTATTACACAAAAATGTATGTTTTTCAATTAAAATATGAAGCAAAAATGTAATTTCATTCCATTTGTATTTTGAGTGTTGCTGTTTATCTCTATGCTCAGGTAGGGTGTAAGGGTAATAAAAATACCAGAAACATAAACCCTGAAACAAACTACATAATTGTTATTTTGTATCAGATTCGACACGCCTGGAAGACCGTTAATGTGATCGCGCCCCAGTCATTTTCCACCCGACCGGAAAGCAAATATGGGTATCCATTGTTAAGGATATGGGAAAATCTGGCATAGGTTGTAGGGAAGAATACGGTTTCCACTAAACCTGTATCATCTTCAAAGGTAACAAATTTCATGGGATCACCCTGCCTGGTCTTAACAAGTTTGTCTGTAATCAGCCAACCTGCAAAACAGACTTTCCGACCAACCATACTGGGCAGCTCCACTGCCTTAATCGACTTGATATCTTTGCGTTTTTCCCTGATCAGAGTTATGGGGTGTCCGGCAGGAAGAAAGCCGAGTACAGCAAATTCTCGGCGAAGCCGTTGCAGCGGAGGGTCCGGGGGTAAGGCCGGGATTTTATGGATCTGGGCTCCAAATAGATCTATCCGACCTGCCATGGACCGTCTACTATCCTGCCAGCTATAATATGCCCAAACCAAGGCAGCACGGCTTTTGTCCGGCGAAAATTCGTCAAGGCTGCCGCTGTCCGTAAGAACCAGGGCCTCGTCTTCTTTTGGGGTGATTCGGTTAAAAAAATCAAAACCATCTGAAAATACACACTTTTCCCGTTCCAGCACAATCTTGTTCATGGTTGCCCGACTTAAGTTTTTGATGGCCATTAAGCCAACCCTAATTTCGTTTTTTAATCCGCTCCAGTGCACCTGGCTGAACCGGACATCCGGACCCAGAATCGTCACACCCATACGCCGGGCTTCGGACACGTAGGCAAAGGTGGAGTAAAAGCCGCCCTGGTTGGATATCACAGCTGCCATGAATTGAGCCGGGTAATGGGTTTTAAGGTAGGCCGCCTGGAATGATACCCGGGCATAGGATGCTGAATGGGGCTTACAGAAACTATAGCCTGAAAATGAGATGATCATATCCCAGATACGTTCAATAGCGTCCAGGGAAACGCCTTTACCGAGGGCTCCTTCAAAGAATTCGGACCTGAAGACCCCAAGTTTTCTATGCCTGTCCTTTTTAGACATGACCTTGCGCAGCTCATCTGCCCTGGCATGGGTGAAGCCGGCCAGCCGGACTGCTGCCTTTGACACGTCTTCCTGGTACACCATGATGCCGAAGGTATCATCCAAAAGCCCATCCATTAAAGGGTGAAGCGGCTCCCAGACGCCTGAATGCAACCGCTTGAGATACGCATTTATGAATTCATTGGCAGCCGGACGGATAATGCTGGAATGGATGACCAGATGCCGGAAATCACCCTGACCGGATTTTTTTTGAAGCAGACACATGGCAGGGCTTTCAATATAAAAACAGCCCATGGTCTGTCCCTGGGCCACCTGCTGCTGGGTGGCAGGATCATCTTCCGGATCCATGTCCTGAAAATCCGTAAATCCCCCCCGGGTCTCCCGGATTGAGGCAATGCAGTCTCGGATGACCCCAAGGCTGCGGTTGCCCAAAAGGTCAATTTTAACAAGCCCTGCCGCTTCTGTACTCTCTTTTTCCCACTGGATGACAGCCATGCCCTTGGAGGCATTTTCCACGGGCACATAGGCGTCAATGGGGTCCGGTGTGATAACAACGCCTCCAGGATGAACCGACAGATGTCTGGGCGTTTCGATAAGTCTGTCTGCAAGACGGATAATTTTTGACCATGGATCAGCCGGCCAGCCTGATTTTCCTGGATGTCCGGACTTCCAAATATTGGCGCCTTTTAAAAACGGAGCATCGCTGTATAGACGTGAAATTCCCTGCTTGATCTCTGATTCGGGCAAACCAAAGACCCTGGCTGTTTCCCGCACCGCCATCCGGGGCTGGAACAGGATATGGCTTGCCACCATGGCAGATCGGTCGTTAAACCGGGTCAGCACATGGTTGAGCACTGTATCCCGTTCATCCCATGCAAAATCCACATCAATGTCCGGTGGATCCCGACGTTCAGGGTTGAGAAACCGTTCAAAATAAAGGTTGTGTTTGATGGGGCATACATTGGTAATTCCCAGACAGTATGCCACGATGGAGGCTGCACCCGACCCCCTGCCGCAGGTGCGCGATGCCTGCTTTACGATGTCTGCCACAACCAGGAAATAAGCGGAAAAACGTGTTTGTTCAATAATGGATAGCTCGTGGTCAATCCTCGCCAGCATCTGTCCGGAAAGATTGGGTCCATACCGTTTCAATGCCCCTGCCATGGTTTTTTCTCTTAGCAGTCCCTCGCATGTCTGATTTAAAGGCGGTGTGTATGGGGGCATGACAATACCAAAGTCAGGGCCTTTGAATTCAAGGCGTTCTGCCAGAATCCGGGTGGCTGTCACTGCGTTGGGCATTGCGGAAAATTTTTGGGAATAGTATGCCGGGCTTCCCAGAAACGCCCAGGCCGATACCAACTGGTCAAAAGGGAGCCGGTGCAGGCTGGTGTTTGTGTCAATGGCCCGCAACAGGGTATGGATTTCATGATCCCCGGGGGATAGAAAATAACTGTCCGGAGCAGCCACTAAAGGCAGCTCTGCTGCCCGGGCTGCCCGGCACAGGGGGTGGTTGCGGGAAAGCGGAGCGCGTCCGATAAAGGCTGCGATATCCAGATCCATGCCCTGGTGGGCAAGTTTGTACCATTGGTTCAGACACCGGACAGATGGAGTCAAAAGGATCAGCCCATCCCCAAGGGGTGGTACGGCTTGTTCCAGATTAAAATTTGAATCCCTGTGACGCCGGGTCAGAAGCCTGCACAGATTGGCGTAGCCTGCGTCGGTTTTAACCAGGGCGATCACCTTTGCATCAGAGATTCGGTCTGTAATCTCAGCACCAACAACAGGTCTCAGGCCAAACTCCGCACAGGCGCCGAGGAAGGGCCACAAGCCGTAGAGATTATTGGTGTCCGTCAGGGCAAGGGTCTTATAGCCCAGCTCCTTTGCCCGGCCGCACAATTCCCGGACCCCCGGAACACCCCGCATTAGCGAATAGTGGGAGTGAACTGCCAGCGGAATCATGGTACAGCATGCTTGGCGGGCATTTTCAAGGCTGCCCCAAGGGTCACTGCCCCGGACCCGAACCGTTCCATGACCTGGGTGGCGACCCTTTGAACCATGTCGATTTTTAACATTTTTTCATCCCTGTCCAGCGCCTGGAACAGGTCGGCCTGAATCGGCCGAAAGGGCTGTGCCGCCCGGACAGGAACACAGCTGCAGGCAAGGCTGATGTGCCGGATACGGGTTCTGCGTTTCCACGTGCGTACAAACAGCTCCCATGCCTGGCTGAATATGAAAAGACTATCGTTTCGTATCCGGGTGAGTTTTCCGTGATGCTGAATTCCGTCGGTGTAGGACAGGTCCAGATCTAAGCCCCTGGGGTATGCCCGTCTGCGCGCCAGTTCCCGAGTGATTCGCCGGCTTAAAAGAGCAATGCAGGCTTTGAGCTCATCTGCGTTATTTGTGTCTGTGGTAAATTCATGGTCAACGGTCAGATCCGGAGACGGACCCGGCCTGACCGGATTGGTGTCTATGCCCTGGATAATTTGATGAATGGCATAGGCCCTGTCTGCAAAAGGGATGGTCAGTTGGGCCGGAGTGAGCTGCCTCAGATGAGATACCGTTTCAAGATTAAAACGGGCGGCAGTGTGTACTTCATGAGGGTTTATTCCGGGCAGCAGTTTAAGGGGAAAGGGGGCGAGAAAATCAGACTCCTCACCAGGACCAACAATATATTCCCCCAGGGGTTTGACCAGCCGGGTGGCGGCTTTGGCCACCAGTTTGTTGGCGGCAAGGGACCATACGGAGTCCAGGTCCATCTGTTTTTTGATTGCCTTTTTCAGCCGGAAGGCCACATCCGGACCCGGACCATAAAGCCTTGTGGTGCCGGTGATATCCAGGAAAATATGGCCGTCTGCGATGCCGGATTCCACTGCCGGGGTAAATGTCAACCCCTGTTTTGCGATCTCTTTCATGGCTTTTGCGTACCGATTGAAACGGGGCGGCAAAACCCGGATGTGTTTGTAATGTGACAGTACCTGGGACAGGGGCATGCATTTGCGGACACCTTCCCGGAACGCCGCTTCATTCATGTCGTAAACCATAGCCCTGGGGGCTCCCATGGGCGCAATGACCACGGGTCTGTCTTTTAAAACCGCAGATGCCATGGTTTCCAGCTGTGCGGCAAAATCGGCAATGTTTAAATGGATGATGGACCGGGGTCTCATGACTGAACGCTTATCATGTCGATCAGCCGCCGGCAGTTGTTGGGCGCCTGCCCCCTGACATGGTTGTTGAAAAATACGACACCTGTATCTGCGGCAGGGCCAAGGGTGTTGGAAATGGTGTCGGCAAGGATCCTTAGCTCGGTTTCGCTGTAATTGTAGTCAAATTGCTTTTGCATGTTGCCGGACCGCCATCCCTGGCTGTTTCTGCCGTGCAGTCGCAGATAGAAAAATTGATGATTGGTTACGATGTCCAGCCTCGGGAACAGGTTGGGCAGATCCGGACCGTCCACGGTCACCAGGGTGATTGCCCGCCGTTCAAATTCATAAAACACCTTGTCATGCACCCAGGAGGGGTGCCGGAACTCAACGGCCACAGGCAGGCCAGAGAGCTCATCCAGCAAGGCGGCCAGATAGGTACGCCGTTCCGGAGTCCGCGTAAAATAGGGCGGCAACTGAACCAGTATGCACAAAAGGCGGTTCGTGGTGTTAAGGGGGGCAATGCCCTGGCGGAACATCAGCACATCCCGGATCCATCCTGTTTTGTCCACTTCGTGGGTCATGGTGCGGGTGAGCTTGGCGCTGAATTTGAACCCTTCGGGGACCTGGGCTATCATCCTCTCCAGGGACCGGGCCTTGGGCATTTGATACCAGGTGTAGTTAAGCTCCGTGGCCTTAAACATCTGGGCATAGGCCGACAGCATGCCGGCTGCGTGGGTACCGGACGGATAAACCCCGGCATCCACCCATTCCGCATAGGAGTAGCCGCTGGTGCCCGCATACAGTCGGTCCATCAGTCTATTCTCCTTCCATGGCCTGGGCGGAGCGAATAATACCGATCACCTTTCCCTGGATCATGACATCGTCAAAACCATAGGTCTGGGGGCTGAAATCAGGGTTTTCCGGGCGCAGTTCAATGTGATCAGCATACAGAAAAAAGCGTTTGACCGTGGCTTCCTCTCCGTTGATCAGAGCCACCACAATTTCCCTGTTCCGGGCATACTGCCGGGGGGTGCAGATGGCAAGATCCCGGTCAAGGATGCCCGCATTTTTCATGGACTGGCCCTGGACTTTCAGGGCAAACAGATTGTCTTGGGGGTACAGGGCTGCATCCACCACCAGACTGCCGTCCCACTCCTGGCCTGCGTATATGGGAAGCCCGGCTGTGATCCGTCCCACAATGGGGACAATTTTTTTGCGCACCTCCGTATCCGGGTCTCCCATATCATCCAGAATGACAAGGTCCCGGCTGTACCGTCCCTGTCTGCGGATATAGCCTTTTGTTTCAAGCAGTTTCAGGGTCTGTGCCACGGCTGCATGGCTGACGGAAAGACTTTTGGCCAGATCCCTAAGGCTTGGGGCCTGGCCGGATTGTCCAAGCTTGGACTTCAGAATCACCAAAAATTTTTTTTGTTTTTCTGTAAGCGCTGGTCTCATTTTTACCTGCAACCTTTTTAATATTTTTGACAGTGTGGCAAAAGCCATGCTCAATGTCAATTATAATGTTAATGTTTTTACAAGAAATGTATATGTAAAAGTTAAGCAAATACTGTCAGGATAGGATTCAATGGGACAACCGTATCAGAAAAATGGGTTTAAAAACAAAACAGCCCAAGTGATAACGCATTTTATCACTTGGGCTATTTGTTGAAACGAACGGCCATGGGCCGACCTGGCCTATTAGCACCCAGACTCGCCCCACAACAAAGAATGAAAGAACATTAGCAACTTTTGGAACTTTCATATAAAAAGAGTGGGTAAGTCACTCAGGTTTTTCAAGCGTTGTTGCAACGCCTCAGATGGGTGATTTTGTGGGCATTTGCCCCTCTTCGAGCCGATCAAACACTATTTAAGAAGGGTGACGTCGAATTTCTGCCCCCCTATGGCTGCCTCATACATCAGTCCGCCTTTGACCTGGATAAAAACAGCCATACCTTTGAAATACCCCGTTTGCGCCTGTACGCACGTCGCCGGTCCGGCGCTGGCTGCGGCGGTTCCGCCGTCACTGCCGGCCTTGGCCTGGACCCCTGCCGTGATCACTATGGCTGAAACCGCGGCATCAAACTCAAAGGAGCCTTTAGTAAAGTCATCATAGGCCCGCTTGTCCTGGAAAAAGATAATTTCTGAAAAAGCCTGTCCTCCCAGCTGGAAACCAACGGTAAGCTTTGCAATGGTGGCCGTACCGGTGATCAGATCGTTCTGATAAACCCGGCCCTGGCCAAAGGCGCCTCCCACAACAAAGCCACCCTTGCCCACTATGGGAAATACCGCATACCCATAGCAGCTGTTGAAAAAGGGCTGTACCGCCTTAGACTTCTTAAATTCATTAATCACGTTGGTGCATGAATCGGCAAACACTGGAGCGGTAAAAAAAAGAGAGAGAAGACCTGTCAGCACAATTATAAGAAGTTTTACGGATTTCATGGAATCCTCCTTTAGAGCTGAAATGGTATGTCTGAAAGGGTTGTCAGGAATGACAGGCGTTGCAATTGGTTGGCCCTGATTTTTTTCCGGCCTTCTTTGTCTCTTTATGACAGGCGATACAGGTTTTAGTCATCACCTGTTTTGCTTTAAGAAGACCGGCTTTTTTTGCTTCATCCAGGGCACCCGGTTTTTTTTCAAAATCTTTGTGACAGACCGCACAGTCTTGTATCACTGCCTGGTGGAGCTGGTGTTTTAAGAGGACCGGTCCTTTGCTGCCGCCGTTCAGTGTCAGTTCAGGCCGCCCCTTATCCTGGGCCATTACGCCGGATACCGGGATCAAAGACAGTCCAGTAACAGTAATGCAGACGGCAAGGCTGATTGTGATCGCTTTTTTGTTCATTTTTTTTCCTTTTTTAATGTTAGCGAATTAAAAATCCTGGCTCAATGCCCAGGTGTTTCAGTAATTTTTATATATGACTTTCAATTAATGTTTTTCGGATCAGGAATCTCGCGCTCATGAATTCCCAGCAGGAACAAAAGTCCAT is drawn from uncultured Desulfobacter sp. and contains these coding sequences:
- a CDS encoding DNA polymerase III subunit alpha, with product MIPLAVHSHYSLMRGVPGVRELCGRAKELGYKTLALTDTNNLYGLWPFLGACAEFGLRPVVGAEITDRISDAKVIALVKTDAGYANLCRLLTRRHRDSNFNLEQAVPPLGDGLILLTPSVRCLNQWYKLAHQGMDLDIAAFIGRAPLSRNHPLCRAARAAELPLVAAPDSYFLSPGDHEIHTLLRAIDTNTSLHRLPFDQLVSAWAFLGSPAYYSQKFSAMPNAVTATRILAERLEFKGPDFGIVMPPYTPPLNQTCEGLLREKTMAGALKRYGPNLSGQMLARIDHELSIIEQTRFSAYFLVVADIVKQASRTCGRGSGAASIVAYCLGITNVCPIKHNLYFERFLNPERRDPPDIDVDFAWDERDTVLNHVLTRFNDRSAMVASHILFQPRMAVRETARVFGLPESEIKQGISRLYSDAPFLKGANIWKSGHPGKSGWPADPWSKIIRLADRLIETPRHLSVHPGGVVITPDPIDAYVPVENASKGMAVIQWEKESTEAAGLVKIDLLGNRSLGVIRDCIASIRETRGGFTDFQDMDPEDDPATQQQVAQGQTMGCFYIESPAMCLLQKKSGQGDFRHLVIHSSIIRPAANEFINAYLKRLHSGVWEPLHPLMDGLLDDTFGIMVYQEDVSKAAVRLAGFTHARADELRKVMSKKDRHRKLGVFRSEFFEGALGKGVSLDAIERIWDMIISFSGYSFCKPHSASYARVSFQAAYLKTHYPAQFMAAVISNQGGFYSTFAYVSEARRMGVTILGPDVRFSQVHWSGLKNEIRVGLMAIKNLSRATMNKIVLEREKCVFSDGFDFFNRITPKEDEALVLTDSGSLDEFSPDKSRAALVWAYYSWQDSRRSMAGRIDLFGAQIHKIPALPPDPPLQRLRREFAVLGFLPAGHPITLIREKRKDIKSIKAVELPSMVGRKVCFAGWLITDKLVKTRQGDPMKFVTFEDDTGLVETVFFPTTYARFSHILNNGYPYLLSGRVENDWGAITLTVFQACRI
- a CDS encoding DUF72 domain-containing protein, which encodes MDRLYAGTSGYSYAEWVDAGVYPSGTHAAGMLSAYAQMFKATELNYTWYQMPKARSLERMIAQVPEGFKFSAKLTRTMTHEVDKTGWIRDVLMFRQGIAPLNTTNRLLCILVQLPPYFTRTPERRTYLAALLDELSGLPVAVEFRHPSWVHDKVFYEFERRAITLVTVDGPDLPNLFPRLDIVTNHQFFYLRLHGRNSQGWRSGNMQKQFDYNYSETELRILADTISNTLGPAADTGVVFFNNHVRGQAPNNCRRLIDMISVQS
- the lexA gene encoding transcriptional repressor LexA; the protein is MRPALTEKQKKFLVILKSKLGQSGQAPSLRDLAKSLSVSHAAVAQTLKLLETKGYIRRQGRYSRDLVILDDMGDPDTEVRKKIVPIVGRITAGLPIYAGQEWDGSLVVDAALYPQDNLFALKVQGQSMKNAGILDRDLAICTPRQYARNREIVVALINGEEATVKRFFLYADHIELRPENPDFSPQTYGFDDVMIQGKVIGIIRSAQAMEGE
- a CDS encoding YSC84-related protein, with translation MKSVKLLIIVLTGLLSLFFTAPVFADSCTNVINEFKKSKAVQPFFNSCYGYAVFPIVGKGGFVVGGAFGQGRVYQNDLITGTATIAKLTVGFQLGGQAFSEIIFFQDKRAYDDFTKGSFEFDAAVSAIVITAGVQAKAGSDGGTAAASAGPATCVQAQTGYFKGMAVFIQVKGGLMYEAAIGGQKFDVTLLK
- a CDS encoding cytochrome c3 family protein encodes the protein MNKKAITISLAVCITVTGLSLIPVSGVMAQDKGRPELTLNGGSKGPVLLKHQLHQAVIQDCAVCHKDFEKKPGALDEAKKAGLLKAKQVMTKTCIACHKETKKAGKKSGPTNCNACHS